DNA sequence from the Callospermophilus lateralis isolate mCalLat2 chromosome 2, mCalLat2.hap1, whole genome shotgun sequence genome:
AGGGGGCAGGGCAGAGGGGCAGGGCAGAGGGGGCAGGGCAGAGGGGGCAGGGCAGAGGGGCAGGGCAGAGGGGCAGGGCAGAGGGGGCAGGGCAGAGGGGCAGGGCAGAGGGGCAGGGCAGAGGGGGCGGGGCAGAGGGGGCGGGGCAGAGGGGCCGGGGCAGAGGGGGCGGGGCAGGGGCAGAGGGGGGCTGCAAGACAATCTGAGTCCAGAGGCCTGAGATCCAGGAGCCGCAATGTCCAAGGGCAATATCACGGCTCAAGAAGAGAGTCCACCGTTTCTCTGCCCAATCACTGTGTCCTAGCCCTCGGTGGTTAGACGAGGCCCACCCACCTCAACTAGGACAGGTCAGGTCTTCTTTCCCCGTCCACCAACTCCAGTGCTCTTCCAGAAACACCCTCCCAGACACACCACTAATCACGTGGTACCAGCTACTTGGCCACATTCGCGATCACTACTTGGTCCTGAGGATTGGGATGTGGATGAAGGTTTTGGGGACGATGGTCCAGTCCAGGGCAGTGTCGCCCCCATGAGGTAGGAAACGTGTGAGCGGCCAGTGGGGAAGGAGCGTCTTGTCCACCTGTGGTCGGCACTTACCCCTGCCCCACCCAGGGAGCCACCCCAGGGCCGGACGGTGAGGAATTTCCTGTGTAAGTGGACAGTCTCTGTGacaccctccccccaccccaggaccctgcaggagcacagccccatgtgcAGCTTCACGGGGGTGGTAAGGGGAGCAGGCGTGGGCACCTGCAGGAGGGCCCCTGCCCGAGGCCCAGCTCCCAGGGAATGTTCTGGGCCCCCTGTCGGGAGCCGGGCCTCATGCCCTCTGTTGGCTTCCAAGATACACCATCTCCCAGGGGACCCCGCGGGTGGGGGACGGCGCTGTTCACTCTTTGTGCTAATGAAGAGCAACACTAGGAAGGGAACAGAAATCGCCCAGAATCAGCTTTTTTGGGCCATTTTCCATTAATCAATGTTTTCCATCTCTGTTCCATTAaagcagatgaaaaaaaaaatattctgctcTTTCAACTTAGCTTTCTTTTCTTCGAACAAATAGAAGTTGGCTATGTCCTCAAAGACAGGCCACGGTGTCATACATAGCAGCCGAATGATTTTTAAGATGCAGGCCACAGAGAAGGACATTGAGCCCCAGGCCACCCCCAAGCCTGGCTCCTCGATGGCCGACGGCGTCTCTTTCTTCTCCCTGTGTCCTCACAGGGTCGTCTCGTGTCCACTTGTGTCCTGATCTCTTCTTCCCATGGGACCCCGGTCACACTGGATCAGGGCCCCCCCTAGGAACCCTTTAATGTGATCCCCTCTTTATCCTAACTCCACATGCTGACTCTGAGGTTCTGGGGGTCAGGACTTTTTTAACAGGAGTGTGTGGGGGGGATCGGGGTTCTCTAGAGGAGAAAGTGCGCGTGTGATTCAAAAGGGGAAGCGTTAGCCTGGCTCGCGGGGTCAGAGGCTGGACGGTCCACCATGGCCCTCTGCAGCCTGCTGAGCTGGAGGAACTAGTAGCCGCTCTGTCCAAGAAGCTGGAGCCTCAGAACAAGCTGGACCAACACTGCAGCCTGTCCAGGACTGAAGACTGGAGGAGCCCGCCGAGCCGCCACGAGAGTCCACGCTGGAAGAGGGCAGGGGCCAGCGCCTCTCAGTCCATCAAATGACGTCCATCACAGGGACACGGCTCACCTGCAGAGCCTCAGAGCAATAGGGGAAAGATCAGGATGTCAGAGCGTCTGGGGCCCCTCAGTTAAGGAGCTGGACGGTGTCCCCCATGAGAGTCATCTGTGCCCTCACCGGGACCTGGGGTAGGAGGAAGGGCGGGTGAGATTTTAGTGGAGACGTGGAAATCGAGGCTGAGTAGAGCGCACGGTTCATAAACACAGAAGGCTCGTTTTTGAGCCGCACCCACAAGGAACAACACAACCCCGCACACAGGGAGGTGGCCCCCCGTGGCTTCCAAGCTACCGCAGGTTGGAATGAAGGACAGCCGTGACCCGTCACCCCACTTTAGTAAACAGGGGGTGTTCTTCCACCTTGTGTTGATAGCTCCCTGTGACATCCTGATTTTCTTGGCTATCAGTCGTCCTTCGACGGTCCCCACCGTCACCTGTGGGCGGTGTACAGGGTTGGTGATGGCTGGGAGGCTAGATTCGGCCAGTTCCCACAGCGCCTCACCCCAGGATCCTGCCTGCAGTGGGAGTCCTGGGCAGGGGGAGGGGTGCCGAGGCCCTGTGCTGATTCAAGACCCGCTTCCTCCCCAGGGCCTGGGCTTTGATCCGGGCGGGCGTTGGTGGAACGGGCACAAGCCACCAGCGATCACGCGTTCAAGGGAGCTGGTGGCCAGCCACGCCCCAAGCCTGGCCTGCCAAGGTCCAGGGCTACTCGCTGCAGAGATGAGCCCCAGGTGattcttggtgtgtgtgtgtgtggggggtctgATTACGAAGCTGGCTCCAGAGACGTGTGTTCAGCTCCATGATCACCTGGGGAAAAGTACACGAGCCTAGTCCAAGAGGACCCCGGTCCAATTTGTCCAGCAACAGTCAATCCCTAGAGTTTTAAGGTACAAACTTAGGAAAAGGGGGTGCCACCCTCTTGTGGTGAAATGAAACCTGAGCCGTAGGAACCCATTGGCCATCGGAGGGTGAGTACCTGTCTGAGCATCAAGTCCAGAGGGAGACCGGAGCTTCAGGAAAGAAATATTCCTGATCGCACTGTCTGATCACCTGGATCCACCCATGCCTGAAGCCATGTTTGAAGATTTTAGTTACTAGAACCAGTGAGTTCCTCGTCCCTTTTATCCAGTTTGACTTCATTGTCCTTTGCTTGCGCCCAGAGCATCTACACTTGCAGTTCCCCAAATGACCATAACCTGAGGATGTTTGGGTCATGACCAAGCCTGTCTgacttaaagaaaaaataaaaagacgacATTCATCAGAAGCACGTTGGGGAGGGGCTGTTCTGCTGGTGCCTGGAACCCTCTGGAGAGAGATTCTGCAGGTCAGAAGTGGCCAGGTGCCAGAGGCGGAAGCCTGAGGTGAGGGTGGGCTGGGGGAGAACTTCCTGTTCCCTCTTTCTGCAAGGGCAGATGCGTGGTCTCTGGGGGCAAGGCCTTTCTCTCCCTAAGTGCTCAGACATGTTTGTTGAAGGAATAACAAACCCATGAGGCTGAGAATCCTATGGGGCTTCCTCGCCATCCTGCAGTGCGCTACCCTTGCGCTCAGCCAGGCCCCCACAGGCGTTCGAGTTCAGAGATTACAGAAGAGCATGTGAGGGTTGTTTAATGTTGCTCCAAACCAGCCTCTGGgctagaaaacaacaacaacaacaaaacaacacagGCCTGAGTTTCAGTCCAGGTCTCAAAACAAGAGACAAGAGATTGACTTGTCTGCTGTTGGCTTCCGCATCCAGTGCTGTTGGAAGCAGCCCGTGGCCTATGGGCCCGGCCTCCACAGCCTCCTCCTCCGTGGGCATCTATTGCAGCAGCCCCACTGCCCAGCTGTCCTTGGCTGACCCATGGGTCCTGCTGATCATTGAATTGCATTCCTCCACTTTCCACCCAGGGACAAAGTTCGTGGACCCAAGGCTTCTCGATCAACAGGCGGGGGCAGCGAGGCACAGcggcgcacacctgtcatcccaggggctcaggaggctgaggcaggaggattgcaggttcaaggccagcctcagcaacttagggagaccctgtctcaaaatttaaaaaaaaatacaaatatctggggtgaggctcagtggttaagcccccggGGTTCaatcttggtaccaaaaaaaaaaaaaaaaaaaattaggtacgACAGTGAACATTTATTTAGGACGTGACAAGAAACCACAACAAATGACCAGTTTTTAAAACCCGACCAACGTCACAGATAATGCAGCACACAGGAAGTCATCTGTGGCCTGGCGGGGCGGTGACAGTTGCcgggcataaggccctgggttccctccccaggatggaaaggagaggaaagaaatgacccgtgatttttttcttcctttttagcgTCACACTTTTGAAGGCCTCCCCATGTGTCAACAGTCTTGCTTATTTTCCTCAGAGAGGACTGGATTGTGATTTAATTAAAAAATCTGTTTTAGTTGTGGGTGGACGCAGCGGCTGTCTTTATTCACctgtttcacgtggtgctgagacggaacccggggcctcacacgtgctgggcAGGGCTCTCCCGCTGAGCCCCGGCCCTCGCCCCGTAATCTGACTTTTAGAAGCACGGTTGGTCAGAATGTGTTTtgtgcttttaaaaatgtttcgtGCCTTCCCAGTTTCATTTCTGGTGATGTCTAGACATGGCGGGGCTGTCTCAGATTTGGGAAGGCCTGTATCAGCTTTTTGCTTTTTCCCAGATGGGGCAGTGGGGTGGTTGGATTCTCCTGGACGGTGCTGGTCCCAAGCCGTCTTTGGCCTGCGCCACCCCGTGGCCGGCCGCCTGCGGACGCCTGGCTGCCGCCGAGGGTCAGGGCTTCGGGTTGCCTTCCTGGACGTCAGATCAGCAGGACGACCTAAGGTTCCCCGTCTGTTCACGGAAGGACTCCTCTGCTAATGGTGTCACTGACCCGAGGGTCTGCGGACCTACTCTGCAGGTGGACTCTGGCCTTACGAATGGATTGCTTTGGGTTCCCATCTGCTCTCCATCTCAAAGAGGAACCTCTTTAGATTTCGAGATTCGTCCTTCTCCCTCCGCACTTCCTCTTGGTCCCTGAATAACCAAACACCCTGGAGCAGGAGGACAGGGGCCCCCAGGATGCCCAGGGAAGGGCAGACCTGCCCCCGGCTgttgggagccattctcacacgtgactgggtggctCCCGgtcagggtctgaggcgctctggctgtgtcggagctttcccggccctctcctgttgagagaacctgtccgtgtgggggtgtgactgaccactgaccccggaggcccaatcactgaccctgaccttggagtgcggccccccttcaaccttcattggatggaattctcccctgaatttcttgctccccaataaaaggctactccctggcgtgctcgctcgctctctctcctgctagccctgagtaatccttgctgccctgccgggcggttagaggagggaaccagagaggggagccgtctcggacctggtcatagaaaaaggtaactgagtctgtgtgtttatttcgatctcgctagctaacttttatgcctagaacctcattaatgaaaccattgcgctggccgcgtggTAGACCTGGCGAGGCGCCGATGCCCGGGTTAGGTTCCCGCCCAGACCTGCCCCTCCGTTCAGCTTGAAGGACAGACAGACCTCCAAGATGGGCATCCAGGGACTCACAGCAGGAAGTGGGGGGCCGTGGGTGCTGCCTGTGGTGGAGACGTGGCATCAGACACCCCTGGGTGGGGGCTCTCAGGTACACTGGTCCCCTGGTCTGGGGTCCTCCCTGTCCAGGTGTCCTGGTCCTTCAGGCCTGGGCAGCCCCTGCCTTCTCCGGGGAGTCCCCAGCCTTTCCCGCTCCCTCCCAAGGCTCTCTAGTCCCTTGTGGCAACTGTGGCCCTTGCTGCTCTCCGCACTCTGATGGGGACCAACCCGGCAAGGGAGAGCCCCCGCCTCCTGCTGCCCTAAGGTACAAAGTCTtttcccttggcctcttctctcccGGTTATGTGAGTGTCCCCGGCCCCAACTCCCCCCTGAGGCCACCGCGGGCCACCCTGGCAGTGGATGGAGAATGCTTGTCCTGACAACCACAAGGCGTCCGGGGAGGAGTTCCCGGGCAGGACAGCCGGGCGAGCTGGCAGGGAGGCTTGGCTTGGGGTGGAAGTAGGTGGCTTTGGGACTGTTTGTCTGGCTCAGGCCACCGCAGAGCCACAGACCACAGGCCACAGCCGGGGGCAGAGAAACCCAAGCTGCTTCGTCCTTCTTATTCtgcttgttttatttgtttttagctGACACATCACACCTGCACAGGTTTCTGGGTGCCTCTTGGCGTGTGATACACGTGAACTGACCAGGTCAAGGTAAGGAGCAGTCCCATCACCTAAACATCTATTCTTCCTGGTGAGACCTTCAGAATCCTCTCTTCCTGCTCTTTGTAAATAGACAACCCACTCTTGTCTACCCAGCCGCCCTGCTGTGCATGCAACTCGCCCCACCTGCAACTGGAACTTTGTATCCAGTGACCACCCAATCCCGCCTCCCCGGCCTCCCCGCCTCCCCGGCCTCCCCGCCTCAGCCCCCACCCCACTCTCTGCTCCCATGAGCCGGACTTCTTTAGATCCCCCAGTAAGTAGGAACATGTGGTATGTGTCCCTGGGTCTGACAAAGCTCATCCTCGGCTTCCATTCACTGTTGTGGCTGAATGCTACTCTGTTGTGCTCTCCATGTCCTTTATCCAGCCATCTGTGATGGACACCTGGGTGGACTCCATACCCGGCTACTGTGCGCGTGCTGTCCACCTGGGCTGTGGCCCTCTGCCTGACGGGTGGCTTTCCTTCCCTTTCAATGGCTCCCCAGTGGTGGGATTGCTGCTCCCCATGAGGTTGCTCCGGTTTCGAGGTACCTCCATGACGTTTTGCACGGTGGCTGTGCTGACTGACGTGGCCCATCCCGGCCAGCACCTGTCACCTTTTGTCATTTGGGTAACAGCCATTCTAGGATGAGTTAGCTCATGAAGCCCCCAAGGGGACTTTGGGCAGTCTCCATGTGACCTGGAAGTGACCAGGTCCCCCACCCTTTCCCCAAGAGCTGCTCTCAGTTCTGACCTCCCTCTGACGGACACTGTCTCTGTGGTCGGTGGTCACCTTCTCCCCAGCATCCACTGTCTGGCCCCTGTCCTGGGCCTCACGGCCTCTGGAGGAAAGCAAACAGGCCTTCCAGGGGGCCAGGGGCATTGGGGAAAGGCAGCCAGCCCCACGGCTCAGGTCAGGGGCCCGGTGAGGGGAGAGGTAGTCTCAGGACCCTCCTCCAGTGAGATGTGGGTTGGTGATGGCCATTCAGTGGACTGCAGGCGCATTCAGTGACCGGTCAATGCTCCTAGCACAGCCACGAGACACTGCCCACCACATACACAAAGATGCCGGCTCAGGGAGGGGGCGGCTGGAGGGACCGACTTTCATGTCCCACGGGATGCCTGTGACCGCCTGCAGAGACACCTCCATAACAGCTCTAACCAGGACGGCGCTCACGTGGACCCGCCAACCTGTGATCCGCTGTGGACAGGAAGTCACGCCTCCTCCCCCAGCTGAGGCCCGAGACCCGGTGTgctgtgggggggggaggcttTAGCAGATGGGAACGTGACCCCAACCCAGTGGGCTGCAAAGCTTCGGGGCCCCTGCAGCGGGCCAGCCAGGGTGTGCAGGGAGGGGTTGGAGGGGGCTCTGGGCCGGGTGGCCAGGGCGTGGGCCACCTCAGAGCCCCTCGCTGGGTCCCGTGGACGGCGTCTCCCTTCCCTCGGGTTCAGGCTCCTCTTGCAGCGCCCGGCCCAGCACGACCTTCAGGGACTCTGCCAGCCTCCGGGTCCTCTGGCTGCCCACCAGGAAGTAGATGACAGGGTTGGCACTGCTGCTGATGGCCGAGGAGAGGCGCGACAGGCAGATGTACAGGAGCTTCGCCTCCCTGGGCAGAGGCAGCCAGAACAGCACAAACCAGTAGATGCCCAGCGGCAGGGAGCCTACAAGGAACACCAAGATGGAGGCCaggatgaccaccagcagccgccGGGGCGGCCGCCGCCACAGCAGAGCGCTTCTCCGCACCCGGACATAGAGGGTGATGCCGGACACAGTCATCGCAGGCGTGAAGACCCCCATGATGAGGATGCCCATGGCCGTGTCCACCATGAAGCACCGGTCTTCGTCGTGCCTCCAGAACCTGAGGCAGAAGAGAGTGGTCAGGGTGTTCATGAGGAGGGCCAGCGCCCAGAGCAGGGAGCACACCACGGTGGACAGGTGCCTGGGGCGGCGGCACTTGTACCAGAGGGGGAAGAGGACGGACAGGCAGCGCTGCACACTGATGGCCGTGAGCAGGCTCAGGCTGGCGGTGTAGGCGAAGTACATCACCCGTGTCACCACCTCGTGGACCTTGGTGTGGGAGTCGGCCAGGGATGGGGTCTCCAGGGTCAGCATGGAGGCCATgcacaggaggaagaggaggtcGGCCACAGCCAGGTTGAGCATGTAGATGCAGAAGGGGGTCCTCTGTACGCCCACAGTCAGCAGCCAGACCACGGCGCCGTTGCCTGCCGCCCCGCACACGCTGGTGAACATGGCCAGGGAACTGGCCGCGAGGTAGACCACGTGCAGCGCGTCGACCTGGGAACCGCTCAGAGCCTGCTCCGGGTTCCGGCTGCTGTTCAGGGTCTGGTTCATGCCTGGAGAGGAAAGCAGACCAGCGTGGAATTCTGTGTTGCTAGGGCCCTGGGGACTTCTGGGAGCCTCTTCCCCCCCAATTTCTGATTCAGGGCTCTCCCTTGGCACTGCCTGTGACCGTCACCCTGGGACCCGTGCTCAGCCTGACCAGCCATCAGCTCTGCCGTGATGGACACCCGCTTGCTCTGGGTGCCCTGCTTGGTTGGGGCCCCTTCTCTTCTGAGTTCAGTTACTTTCCCGTCATGCAGGGGCCTTGACTTTTTAATTGTTGCAGATCAGTGGATGGGACGTCTTTATTTTCATCTGTTCATGTCTGACGCGGTGCCAAGGACGGCGCCCGGAGCCTCACACGCCGGGCGAGCgacagagctacagccccagcgctGCCACCTGCTTCTCGTGCCCCTCTTGAGATCGCCTGTTTGTCTCCTATAAGCTTTGAATCCTGcaattaattttttgaaaatcaGACCTCAGGGGCAAAGAGTAGAATTGGTTCCATCCAGGATTTGAGGTGCGCCGTGCCGGGCAGTCCGTTTGTGATGCCTGTCTCTACCCGACTCTCCTCCGACTCACACCTGCTCTACTCCACTTAACAGAGTCTTGGACAGTCACGTAGCTTTCAGAATAGGGTGGCTGCCcatcaatgtcttttttttttttttttaatttttgggggGTTGTGGGTGGACAGTatgcatttatttatctatttatttatttgtggggctgaggatcaaacccagggcctcacacgtgctaggcaagcgctctgctgctgagccacaaacccccagcccccaccaatgttttaaatgtaaataatgttgatttagaattcgcgttatttttttttccccgtTCAGCAGTGTTTTTAGGATAGATCCGGGTGGCTGCCCATCATGGCAATGTTTCATGTCATTCGCTAAACCCCATTTTACTTACTGTGAATCCTCAGGTGGCTCCACAATTCCCATTATGAGAACACTGCGCGGAGCAGCCTCCTGCGTGGAACGTCCCAGAGCGCGACGGCCGGGTCGTAGGACGTAGGAGCATTTAACTCACTTCCTCTGGTAGTTCCTCTGAAGGGCTGCTCCATGTGTCACCGCCATCAGCGGGGCAGGAAGGCTCCCGCTTCCCCGCGCCCCACCCACGCGTGGTCTACGCGCCTCTCTCTGTTTTGCCGATCTGATGGTTACACAGGGATATCTCTAGGCTCTAACTTCTCTGGTTAGTGAACATCGTACATTTGGTAGCATTTTGGGTTCTCCTTCTTTGAAATGCCTGTTCATATCTgctgcatctctctctctctctctctctctctctctctctctcttttaaactgGGTTCCCCTCATGTTCCTTCCTGATTTGCAGCAGGTGTCTGTCATTTGTATTTTTAACAGGTTCGACCCTCCCTGGGTTTAGACATTGTAGGTGTTTTGCTCTGAAAACTCTTTACTGTGGCTGTTCCTTTTTCCTGGCTGGCTCGCCAAACATCcataaccatagaaatagaaatagtcACAGATAATTGCAAATACTCATCTTCACCTGTAGTGGAATTTGGTGGAGAGAGAGACTTGTTTTTGGGGAGCCAGCTCCCAAACATTTTCCACCCTTGAATCTCACACCTTTTGGATCCTAAGTCATCCCATGTCCCTGGGTAAAAAGATTTTCCCTTATTTTTTCATCTACTACTTTTATGGTGTTTCCCTTTCTGATTTGAGCTGGGATCCATCTGGAATCtattccccccccacccccgccaaggGAGGAAATAGGAGACAACTTGGGTTTTCCTCCATACATGGACCAGGTTCATTGACGCCCTTCCCAGAGAGCctaccctttctctgcagccttgtACAGTTCCCTCTTCACACAGCTCTGCTTCTAACCCCTGCCCCCTGTTTGCCTCTCTGTTCCCACAGCAGCCACTCACTGCCGCTCAGTGTGGCTCTGTGACGCGTCATTTCATTTTCTGGGACGAATCTtccctcttttcctttctttttcaaaaCTGAAGGACCCATTGgtgaatctttatttttcttatacacTCTAGAGCAAATTTCAAGAATTCCTACTAAGTTTTCAGTAGAAGTTCACAGCAGCTACAGATTACAACAAAAGAGATTGCTCACTTTAGAATGCCAAGTCATTGTGTCCATGGCATGAAACGTCTCTCTGGCCTTGGATCTTTCCTATAGCCACAAAAGTTTTGCACATTTTTGTTGTGTTGATTTCTAGATATCGTTTGagtgtttttaaaaacatttttttagtatGCATATTTTTtcgttgtggttggacacaatacctttgttttatttgtttatttttatgtggtgctgaggatcgaacccagggcctcacacatgctaggtgagcgctctaccactgagctacaaccccagccctgtttggatGTTTTTTCCTGATATTATAATTATGATGTTATATTACATATAgagttttttttacttatttatagtttttattgGACTTCTGATGCATAGAAGTGATACTTATTGCTTTGCGACATTCTCCCTACATCAGTCCATAACTGTGATTtctttgtggtcctggggattgaacacaggggtgctctatcactgggtTACAACTCCTTTTACTTGGAGACACGATGACATCCCAGttcttttattctgagacagggtctcaccaagttgccagggctggccttgaacttgggatcctcttgccttagcctcctgagtagctggactgCAGGCGTGCCCCACCAGGCCTGTCTGAAACTGCACAGCCACTGGTTGAACCGAGTTTGCTGCGTGGAGAATAGGTGTGTGAGATCAAGAGTGGAGACCGGGAGGCCAGAGGGTGCTGAGGCTGGTGTCAGACCGGGGCTGTGGCAGTGGGGGTCAAGGGGCCGACTTTGTGTAGTCCGTGAGGCTCATGTCATGGGCACTGGGTGGGGCCTACCTGTCCCTGCCCTCAATGTTCACTCTCTGGCTCACTCCTTCCGAGCACCCTGGTGAGTACAGTGGACACCAGCGATGGGCAGGGGCTCCGGGTTCCTCCCCGCTGTGGTGACCATCACTGTCCTGACGGTGGCTTTCCGCGGGGTCTCTGTAAGGTGGATGTGGTCTTGGTTGGCATTTCCCTGCTATGTTGATGGTGTTGGAATCCCTTCCGTGCACTTATGGCCATGTGCATACCTTTGGAAGAAGATCCGCTCAGACGGCCTTTCTGTTGTTAAGGGCGGTTCTTCTGCCATTGCGTCGTGGGGTTCTCTGTAGACTGTGAACCGAGCCCTGTGAGATGGGATGCAGAGAGCTTTCTCCTGTTCCCAGAGAAAGCCATCTGAATCTCCTGCTCTGCTCTCCTGCTGCATCCTTTGAGGCACGAAAGAGTCTTACTTTGGACAAAGTCTGATGTGTGTAGTTTTTTATTCTGTTGCTTATATCTTTGGTGCCATGCCTAAGAATCCATTGCCAAATCCAAGGTCATGGATATCAACCTTATTTTTTCTCCTAGTAATTTTATGAGTTTAGCTCTTATATCTGGGTTGTTgacccactttgagttaatttctgTATGTGGTGTGTCACCTCCCCTTACCGTTCCTTCTCTGTCTCCTTTCTGTTtacggtactggggattgaacccaggggaactcaaccactgagctacattccaagcccttttcattttttatatattttttaaattttaattttaggttttggtcctggggattgaacccagagccacttagtcactgagccatatccctgacactttttttttttcttcaattttgaggcagggttttaTTAATTTGCTTatcgtcttgctaaattgctgaggctggccttgaacttgcaatcctcctgcctcagcctcctgagttgctgggatttcaggggtgtgccaccaggcctggccgttattttttgttttgagacaagtcttgctaatttgcctaggctggcctccaactcacaACCCTCCGGTCTCTTGttagtccctggtcttttgtcttGCACAGTTTCTGAAAGGAGTCCTGTAGCCCTTCTCACCTTCATCTCTGTCTCTGGCAGTTTCTAAGCCTTCCCTTTGTCACTGGTTCCCGGCACAGAGACAGGCTGTGCCTTGGTGTGGTTTCCTTGGGATCATAGGTTCTCCAAGCTTCTTGGATCTGCGGGTTTGGATTGTTTGTCTGGTTGTTCCACATTCTATATGTTCAGCTATGGAAGCTGCATCGGTTCTGAGTTGTATCTTGTTTTTCTCCTTATTGTgttcatattttcctttttaatatttattcttttcagtttttggtgggcacaacatctttgtttgtatgtggtgctgaggatcaaacccgggccgcacgcatggcaggagcgcgctaccgcttgagccacatattTTCCTTTAAGTCTTTGGGCATTTTTATGCTAACTGTCCGTCACTCCTTATCTGCTAATCTCCTCTTGTGTCATTTCTTGGTCTCTTTGCATTTGCTAATGTTACTCTTGGTTCTCATTCCATTTCCCTGCTTATCACGTGTCTAGGATCCTTGATGCGATGCTGGACATTGTTTTATGTTATTGAATGTTTGGAATTGTTTTTTGCTTCCTGGAAGAGTGGTAGGCTTTCTTctggtgagtatttgatttgcttGAAGGTGAATGTGATCCTTTTGAGAGCTGATTAAAGGAGCTATCCGAGTGGTTTCTCTGGGATTCTTGCCGAGTGCCCCAGATATCGGGTGGATCGCTCTCCTCTGGCTTCTCAGAACTTGAACCTCTCCTGGCCCTGGGTGGGCTCTGGGACTTGTTTGGAAGACAGTTAATTAGTGGTTGCTTCTTGTCCACTTCCATATCACTTTGCCCTGTACACAGCTTAGTTCTCAGGCCAAGGCTGCAGGGGTCCCCGGGTAGAAGTTTGGAGCTCCTCCTCTGG
Encoded proteins:
- the Mrgprd gene encoding mas-related G-protein coupled receptor member D; amino-acid sequence: MNQTLNSSRNPEQALSGSQVDALHVVYLAASSLAMFTSVCGAAGNGAVVWLLTVGVQRTPFCIYMLNLAVADLLFLLCMASMLTLETPSLADSHTKVHEVVTRVMYFAYTASLSLLTAISVQRCLSVLFPLWYKCRRPRHLSTVVCSLLWALALLMNTLTTLFCLRFWRHDEDRCFMVDTAMGILIMGVFTPAMTVSGITLYVRVRRSALLWRRPPRRLLVVILASILVFLVGSLPLGIYWFVLFWLPLPREAKLLYICLSRLSSAISSSANPVIYFLVGSQRTRRLAESLKVVLGRALQEEPEPEGRETPSTGPSEGL